Proteins from a single region of Oncorhynchus tshawytscha isolate Ot180627B linkage group LG03, Otsh_v2.0, whole genome shotgun sequence:
- the LOC121846247 gene encoding extensin-like, protein MGAVVNRCFRSTKPLSTAGDHENDSLGEGHWKVNPESRKVNPESRKVNPESRKVNPESRKVNPESKRVNPESRKVNPESKRVNPESRKVNPESKRVNPESRKVNPESKRVNPESRKEGERESKRVNPESRKVNPESRKVNPESKRVNPESRKVNPESRKVIPESRKVMEIPSMYTPTPHSHYPGPYTPTPHSHSPAPTPHSHYPALTPHSHYPAPTPHSHSPAPTPHSPAPTPHSHYPAPTPQHPTLTTQPLHPYTPLSLPSPYTPLPLPRPAD, encoded by the exons GGTCACTG GAAGGTGAACCCAGAGAGCAGGAAGGTGAACCCAGAGAGCAGGAAGGTGAACCCAGAGAGCAGGAAGGTGAACCCAGAGAGCAGGAAGGTGAACCCAGAGAGCAAGAGGGTGAACCCAGAGAGCAGGAAGGTGAACCCAGAGAGCAAGAGGGTGAACCCAGAGAGCAGGAAGGTGAACCCAGAGAGCAAGAGGGTGAACCCAGAGAGCAGGAAGGTGAACCCAGAGAGCAAGAGGGTGAACCCAGAGAGCAGGAAG GAAGGTGAACGAGAGAGCAAGAGGGTGAACCCAGAGAGCAGGAAGGTGAACCCAGAGAGCAGGAAGGTGAACCCAGAGAGCAAGAGGGTGAACCCAGAGAGCAGGAAGGTGAACCCAGAGAGCAGGAAGGTGATCCCAGAGAGCAGGAAGGTGATGGAAA TCCCCAGCATGTACACCCCAACACCCCACTCTCACTACCCAGGACCGTACACCCCTACACCCCACTCTCACTCCCCAGCCCCTACACCCCACTCTCACTACCCAGCCCTAACACCCCACTCCCACTACCCAGCCCCTACACCCCACTCTCACTCCCCAGCCCCTACACCTCACTCCCCAGCCCCTACACCCCACTCCCACTACCCAGCCCCTACACCCCAACACCCCACTCTCACTACCCAgcccctacacccctacaccccaCTCTCACTACCCAGCCCCTACACCCCACTCCCACTACCCAGGCCC GCAGATTAG